One window of Curtobacterium sp. 458 genomic DNA carries:
- a CDS encoding Gfo/Idh/MocA family oxidoreductase, whose protein sequence is MPVRIIHVGLGGWGGNWARTAIPEVSEVQVVGIVDPVPATLDAVRTDLGLPAAAAFASLTEALAGVEADAVVITAPAVTHVPLALEALDAGKHVLVEKPFANTAEEAASAVRRAEELGLVLQVSQNYRWYPAPRVVTELLEADVVGEVATIDVDFRQWDNDLPFEEHPHYRFPHAMINDMAIHHFDLMRMVTGREPVRVFARASSPSFSKYQDEAIASMLIELEGGLVVSYRGSWLSRAPRTAWAGEWSIQGSDGELWFTSRSGEPNAVEGDRVTLRRTQDDEAEPVELPTMEHTDRQGGLQAFARSITGGPAPETSGRDNLRSLAVMEAAQRSAESGVPEDVVVPE, encoded by the coding sequence ATGCCGGTCCGCATCATCCACGTCGGTCTCGGAGGGTGGGGCGGCAACTGGGCCCGCACCGCCATCCCCGAGGTGTCGGAGGTCCAGGTCGTCGGCATCGTCGACCCCGTGCCCGCGACGCTCGACGCCGTGCGCACCGACCTCGGCCTGCCGGCGGCCGCCGCGTTCGCGTCCCTCACCGAGGCGCTCGCCGGGGTCGAGGCCGACGCCGTCGTCATCACCGCCCCGGCCGTCACGCACGTGCCGCTCGCGCTCGAGGCCCTGGACGCGGGCAAGCACGTCCTCGTCGAGAAGCCCTTCGCCAACACCGCGGAAGAAGCGGCGAGCGCCGTCCGTCGCGCCGAGGAACTCGGGCTCGTGCTGCAGGTCAGCCAGAACTACCGCTGGTACCCGGCACCCCGCGTCGTGACCGAGCTGCTCGAGGCGGACGTGGTCGGCGAGGTCGCCACGATCGACGTCGACTTCCGCCAGTGGGACAACGACCTCCCGTTCGAGGAGCACCCGCACTACCGCTTCCCGCACGCGATGATCAACGACATGGCGATCCACCACTTCGACCTGATGCGGATGGTCACCGGCCGTGAGCCCGTGCGGGTCTTCGCCCGCGCCTCGTCGCCGTCGTTCAGCAAGTACCAGGACGAGGCGATCGCGTCGATGCTCATCGAGCTCGAGGGCGGGCTGGTCGTCAGCTACCGCGGCAGCTGGCTCTCCCGCGCACCCCGCACGGCCTGGGCGGGGGAGTGGAGCATCCAGGGGTCGGACGGCGAGCTGTGGTTCACGAGCCGTTCGGGTGAGCCGAACGCCGTCGAGGGCGACCGCGTCACGCTCCGCCGCACGCAGGACGACGAGGCCGAGCCGGTGGAGCTCCCGACGATGGAGCACACCGATCGGCAGGGCGGGCTGCAGGCCTTCGCGCGGTCGATCACCGGTGGGCCGGCGCCGGAGACGAGCGGTCGCGACAACCTCCGCAGCCTGGCGGTGATGGAGGCGGCGCAGCGGTCGGCGGAGTCCGGCGTCCCCGAGGACGTCGTCGTCCCGGAGTAG